A single region of the Lycium barbarum isolate Lr01 chromosome 2, ASM1917538v2, whole genome shotgun sequence genome encodes:
- the LOC132626506 gene encoding syntaxin-71-like: MSVIDILTRVDSICKKYDRYDIDKHNKDSNLLSGDDAFARLYATIDADIETTLQKADTAFNEKNRASAVAINAEIRRTKARLIQEVPKLQKLALKKLKGLSSEKFAARNDLVLALPNRINAIPDGAAAAPKQSGGWGGSGSRAEIKFDSDGRFNDEYFQQTEESSQFRQEYEMRKIRQDQGLEVISEGLDTLKNMASDMNEELDKQVPLMDEIDTKIDQAASDLKNTNVRLKDTVNQLRSSRNFCIDIILLCIILGIAAYLYNVLKK; this comes from the exons ATGAGTGTAATCGACATTCTAACTCGTGTGGATTCAATTTGCAAGAAATACGACAGGTACGATATTGATAAGCACAACAAAGATTCCAATCTTCTTTCCGGTGACGATGCTTTTGCTCGCCTTTACGCCACCATCGATGCCGACATTGAAACTACTCTTCAGAAAGCAGATACTGCTTTTAACGAGAAAAATAGAGCATCTGCTGTTGCGATCAATGCCGAGATTCGAAGAACAAAGGCTAGATTAATTCAGGAAGTTCCTAAATTGCAAAAATTGGCTCTAAAAAAG CTTAAAGGGCTTTCAAGTGAAAAATTTGCTGCACGTAATGATTTGGTACTTGCACTGCCCAATAGGATAAATGCAATTCCAGATGGTGCAGCAGCTGCACCCAAACAATCGGGAGGATGGGGAGGTTCAGGTTCTCGTGCAGAAATTAAATTTGATTCAG ATGGACGATTCAACGATGAGTACTTTCAACAAACTGAAGAATCAAGTCAATTCCGACAAGAATATGAAATGCGCAAAATAAGACAG GACCAAGGTTTGGAGGTCATATCAGAAGGTCTGGATACTTTGAAAAACATGGCCAGCGATATGAATGAG GAGTTGGATAAGCAAGTCCCGCTGATGGATGAGATTGACACTAAG ATCGACCAGGCTGCATCTGACCTTAAGAATACGAATGTTAGGCTTAAGGACACGGTTAACCAG CTGAGATCTAGTCGAAACTTCTGCATTGACATCATTTTGCTGTGCATAATTCTTGGAATTGCAGCCTATTTGTATAA TGTATTGAAGAAGTAA